Proteins co-encoded in one Flavobacteriaceae bacterium MAR_2009_75 genomic window:
- a CDS encoding putative transcriptional regulator, with the protein MERFFYDTHLDFYKNYLILELNSHFIIAMTDVKPKKGKLLIAEPALTGDVSFNRSVVLLAEHNDEGSVGFILNKPLEYSINDLINEISIPFQVYNGGPVEQDNLYFIHRVPDLIANSIEISDGIYWGGDFEKIIDLINQKTICENDIRFFLGYSGWSSLQLDQELSSKSWIVVKNDYESDIINKSADAFWKEKMLELGGNYLLWSNSPENPSLN; encoded by the coding sequence ATGGAGCGCTTTTTTTATGATACTCACCTTGATTTTTATAAGAATTATCTTATTTTAGAGTTAAATAGCCATTTCATTATAGCAATGACCGACGTTAAACCAAAAAAAGGCAAGCTTTTGATTGCAGAACCGGCCTTGACAGGCGATGTTTCTTTCAATAGATCTGTTGTACTATTGGCCGAACATAACGATGAGGGTTCTGTAGGCTTTATACTTAACAAGCCTTTAGAATACTCTATCAATGACTTGATCAACGAAATTTCCATTCCGTTTCAAGTTTATAATGGAGGCCCCGTAGAGCAAGATAATCTCTATTTTATTCATAGAGTACCCGATTTAATTGCTAATAGCATTGAAATATCAGATGGTATATATTGGGGTGGTGACTTCGAAAAAATAATAGATCTTATCAATCAGAAAACCATTTGTGAAAATGATATTCGCTTTTTTCTAGGTTATTCTGGCTGGTCTTCATTACAATTGGATCAAGAGCTTTCTTCTAAATCGTGGATTGTAGTTAAAAATGACTACGAAAGTGATATTATCAACAAATCTGCCGATGCTTTCTGGAAAGAAAAAATGTTAGAGCTTGGCGGTAATTACCTTTTATGGTCAAATTCGCCGGAAAACCCAAGTTTAAATTAA
- a CDS encoding DNA-binding protein HU-beta gives MNKTELIDAMAADAGITKAAAKKALESFLGNVEGSLKKGDRVSLVGFGSWSVSRRNAREGRNPSTGKTIKIAAKNVVKFKAGSDLANSVN, from the coding sequence ATGAACAAAACAGAATTGATCGATGCTATGGCAGCAGATGCCGGCATCACAAAAGCGGCAGCGAAAAAAGCATTGGAATCTTTCTTGGGTAACGTTGAAGGATCTTTGAAGAAAGGTGATCGTGTATCACTAGTTGGTTTCGGATCTTGGTCTGTTTCTAGAAGAAACGCAAGAGAAGGAAGAAATCCTTCAACTGGAAAAACTATCAAAATCGCAGCTAAGAACGTGGTAAAGTTCAAAGCTGGATCAGATTTGGCAAATTCAGTAAACTAG
- a CDS encoding methionyl-tRNA formyltransferase, with the protein MKDLRIIFMGTPEFATTILKRLVEENYTIAGVITAPDRPAGRGRKLQESDVKKYASDQGLRVLQPTNLKSEEFLAELKSLEANLQIVVAFRMLPKVVWAMPDYGTFNLHASLLPDYRGAAPINWAIINGETETGVTTFFIDEKIDTGEIILQERTTIDSEDNAGILHDKLMHLGAELVLKTVKQIASGNIETQKQVTSEPVKEAFKIHKDTCKIDWTQSLETIHNHIRGLSPYPAAWTNFINGKDEMSLKIYKSTTEKDDHNFAIGHVLHTKKEIKVATKNGYIKLLELQLPGKKKMKTQDVLNGLEIDNSARML; encoded by the coding sequence ATGAAAGATTTACGCATAATTTTCATGGGTACCCCAGAATTTGCGACAACTATATTAAAAAGACTGGTAGAAGAAAATTATACTATCGCTGGGGTAATAACCGCCCCAGATCGACCAGCCGGCCGAGGAAGAAAATTACAAGAATCAGATGTTAAGAAATATGCCTCTGATCAAGGGCTGAGAGTTTTACAGCCGACAAACCTCAAAAGTGAAGAATTTCTTGCTGAATTAAAAAGTCTAGAGGCAAATCTACAGATAGTGGTTGCTTTTCGAATGTTACCTAAAGTAGTTTGGGCAATGCCCGATTATGGCACCTTTAACCTTCATGCCTCCTTACTCCCTGATTATCGTGGTGCCGCGCCAATAAATTGGGCAATTATTAACGGGGAAACAGAGACTGGCGTCACTACCTTCTTCATAGATGAGAAAATCGATACGGGTGAAATAATCCTTCAAGAAAGAACAACTATTGATTCTGAAGATAATGCTGGTATATTACATGACAAGTTAATGCATCTGGGTGCTGAACTGGTGTTAAAAACGGTAAAGCAAATTGCTTCTGGCAATATAGAAACACAAAAACAGGTTACTTCCGAGCCTGTAAAAGAAGCCTTCAAAATTCATAAAGACACCTGTAAGATAGATTGGACCCAATCTTTAGAAACCATTCATAACCATATAAGAGGTCTTAGCCCCTACCCGGCCGCTTGGACTAATTTCATAAATGGGAAGGATGAGATGTCATTAAAAATATACAAATCTACAACTGAGAAAGATGACCATAACTTTGCTATTGGCCATGTACTACACACGAAAAAAGAAATTAAAGTTGCCACAAAAAATGGTTATATAAAATTGCTCGAACTACAACTTCCGGGTAAGAAAAAAATGAAAACTCAAGACGTTCTTAATGGCCTAGAAATCGATAATTCTGCACGTATGTTGTAA
- a CDS encoding ATP-dependent DNA helicase RecQ, whose translation MSNDPISILRQYWGFSSFKGSQENIIEAVLKKQDVLALLPTGGGKSVCFQVPAMAQDGICIVVSPLIALIHDQVNSLRSKGIKAIALTGGISFTELNNLLDNCLYGNYKFLYLSPERLQQELVLERIRQMNVNLIAIDEAHCISQWGHDFRPAYLNCAQLRNYLPETPIIALTATATDKVASDIVDNLELYEPFIVKDSFSRDNIVFNVIQVEDKKYKLRELCQKTQQSIIVYVRTRRITQELAQYLNYNRCSADFFHGGITQKEKQAKLEAWLNNKVQVMVATNAFGMGVDKPDVSLVVHYQIPDCIENYFQEAGRAGRNGEGAQAVLLTNKMDEELLKNQFLGSLPDIPFLRKLYNKLNNYFQIAYGEGAGQKFQLNFNAFVSAYGLSSFLSYNALRILDQHSVIALSESFSKLTTIQFVCNKEQIFDYLESYKTTNTIVQTLLRTYGGIFDFETKINTVLIAKKSNTTEARVLQVLEQLAKDEIISYTSQHNDLELTFLVPREDDLTINVFAKQVGELNRTKVEKIESILKYINTTDICRSKQLLKYFGENRAQNCGICDICLRENQGIFNTETIELEVINALRKKPLSSRALIAHLDYKEEHILRTLRILLENELIRINSKNEYECR comes from the coding sequence ATGTCGAACGACCCCATCAGCATTTTACGGCAGTACTGGGGCTTTTCAAGTTTTAAGGGGTCTCAAGAAAATATTATCGAGGCCGTACTTAAAAAGCAAGATGTACTGGCACTTTTGCCTACGGGAGGCGGAAAATCGGTCTGTTTTCAAGTTCCGGCTATGGCACAAGATGGAATTTGTATCGTAGTATCTCCCCTTATAGCCCTCATTCACGACCAAGTAAACAGCTTAAGAAGTAAAGGTATCAAGGCTATAGCCCTGACCGGCGGAATATCTTTTACCGAGCTCAACAATCTGCTAGACAACTGCTTGTACGGAAATTATAAATTTCTTTACCTATCTCCCGAACGCTTACAGCAAGAACTGGTTTTAGAGCGGATTAGGCAGATGAATGTCAACCTTATTGCCATAGATGAGGCCCATTGCATATCACAATGGGGCCACGATTTTAGACCCGCCTACTTGAATTGTGCACAATTGCGTAATTACCTTCCGGAAACTCCGATAATCGCTTTGACAGCTACCGCTACCGATAAAGTAGCATCCGATATCGTTGACAACCTAGAGCTTTACGAACCATTCATAGTAAAAGATTCATTTTCTAGGGATAATATAGTTTTTAACGTTATTCAAGTAGAGGATAAAAAATATAAACTAAGGGAACTTTGCCAAAAAACGCAACAGAGCATTATCGTTTATGTGCGCACCAGAAGAATTACACAAGAACTTGCCCAATACTTAAACTATAATAGATGCAGTGCCGACTTCTTTCATGGTGGCATCACCCAGAAAGAAAAACAGGCAAAACTTGAAGCCTGGCTGAACAACAAGGTACAGGTTATGGTGGCCACCAATGCCTTCGGAATGGGTGTCGACAAACCCGACGTTTCACTGGTCGTACATTATCAAATTCCCGATTGTATAGAGAACTATTTTCAAGAAGCTGGTCGCGCGGGCAGAAACGGTGAAGGGGCACAGGCAGTATTATTGACCAATAAAATGGATGAAGAGCTCTTAAAAAACCAATTTCTGGGCTCCCTACCTGATATTCCGTTTCTAAGAAAATTATATAACAAACTAAATAATTATTTTCAAATAGCTTACGGAGAAGGTGCCGGTCAAAAGTTTCAACTGAATTTTAATGCTTTTGTATCCGCTTACGGTCTAAGCTCTTTTTTAAGTTATAATGCACTACGTATTTTAGACCAGCATTCGGTAATTGCCCTCTCGGAATCATTTTCTAAATTGACCACCATACAGTTTGTATGCAATAAGGAGCAAATATTCGATTATCTAGAGTCTTACAAAACCACGAACACAATTGTACAAACCCTTCTTAGAACATACGGCGGCATTTTCGATTTTGAAACCAAAATAAACACGGTATTAATCGCCAAAAAGTCGAATACCACTGAAGCAAGGGTACTTCAGGTACTTGAACAGCTTGCAAAAGATGAAATCATCTCCTATACATCGCAACATAATGATTTAGAATTAACTTTTTTGGTACCTCGAGAAGATGACCTTACCATCAATGTATTTGCCAAACAGGTGGGTGAACTTAACCGAACAAAAGTGGAAAAAATAGAAAGTATACTCAAATATATTAATACGACAGATATATGCAGAAGTAAACAGCTATTAAAATATTTTGGCGAAAACAGAGCTCAGAACTGTGGTATTTGTGATATTTGCCTTCGTGAGAACCAAGGGATTTTTAATACAGAAACTATTGAACTAGAAGTTATTAATGCTTTACGAAAAAAGCCTTTAAGTTCAAGAGCGTTAATAGCCCATTTAGATTATAAAGAGGAACATATTCTAAGAACACTAAGAATTCTTCTCGAAAATGAATTAATTAGAATTAATTCTAAAAACGAATATGAGTGCCGCTGA
- a CDS encoding putative ATPase, producing MSVKKVVVTGGPSTGKTSVIEFLEKQGHFCVHELIRSMTSAEKNEEKANTFKTNPIVSVKDPKMFNQMLLDGRIEQFHTQPNSGAEVIFFDRGIPDVHAYMNCFGQSYDSGFAQPCYDYRYDHILLMPPWKEIYAVDNERFETYEESVKIFESLEKAYTHFGYTVNLVPKGNVEERAKFILDHIKLD from the coding sequence TTGAGTGTAAAAAAAGTAGTTGTAACCGGCGGCCCAAGTACGGGCAAAACATCTGTAATCGAATTTCTTGAAAAGCAAGGACACTTTTGCGTTCATGAGCTTATTCGTAGTATGACATCCGCAGAAAAAAACGAAGAAAAAGCCAATACATTCAAGACCAACCCCATTGTTTCGGTAAAAGACCCAAAAATGTTCAATCAAATGCTCTTAGATGGGCGTATTGAACAATTTCATACCCAACCGAATTCAGGGGCCGAGGTCATTTTTTTTGATCGTGGTATACCCGATGTGCATGCCTATATGAATTGTTTCGGTCAAAGCTACGATAGCGGGTTTGCACAGCCCTGTTATGATTACCGATATGACCACATTCTTTTAATGCCGCCTTGGAAAGAAATATATGCTGTGGATAATGAACGATTCGAAACTTATGAAGAATCTGTCAAGATATTTGAAAGCTTAGAAAAAGCCTATACCCATTTCGGTTATACAGTGAATTTGGTGCCCAAGGGAAATGTCGAGGAACGTGCTAAATTTATTTTGGACCATATAAAGTTAGACTAA
- a CDS encoding UDP-N-acetylglucosamine 1-carboxyvinyltransferase has translation MGTFKIEGGHQLSGEITPQGAKNEALQILCAVLLTGEEVTINNIPDIVDVNKLIALLEDLGVKIQKKKKGSYTFKADDVNLDYLQSEQFKQDGRGLRGSIMLVGPLLARFGKGYIPKPGGDKIGRRRLDTHFEGFIKLGAKFRYNREEYFYGVEAKKLKGTYMLLDEASVTGTANILMAAVLAEGKTTIYNAACEPYLQQLCKMLNRMGAKISGVGSNLLEIEGVDELGGTEHTMLPDMIEIGSWIGLAAMTKSELTIKNVSWDDLGQIPTVFRKLGIQLERKGDDIFIPKHKDGYEIQNYIDGSILTIADAPWPGLTPDLLSIILVVATQAKGEVLIHQKMFESRLFFVDKLLDMGAKVILCDPHRATVIGHDFKSTLKATTMTSPDIRAGVSLLIAALSAKGTSTIHNIEQIDRGYEDIDTRLRAIGARITRV, from the coding sequence ATGGGCACCTTTAAAATTGAGGGCGGTCACCAACTTTCAGGTGAGATAACGCCTCAAGGCGCTAAAAACGAAGCCTTGCAAATTCTTTGTGCAGTACTACTCACTGGCGAAGAGGTTACAATAAACAATATACCTGATATCGTAGATGTCAATAAACTGATTGCTCTTCTTGAAGACTTGGGTGTAAAAATTCAGAAGAAGAAAAAAGGTTCTTATACCTTCAAGGCAGATGATGTTAATTTAGATTATTTGCAATCGGAGCAATTCAAACAAGATGGCAGAGGCCTGAGAGGTTCGATTATGCTTGTTGGCCCTTTATTGGCAAGGTTCGGTAAAGGTTATATACCTAAGCCCGGAGGCGATAAAATTGGTCGTAGAAGACTTGATACCCACTTCGAAGGCTTCATTAAATTGGGTGCAAAATTTCGTTACAATAGAGAAGAATATTTCTATGGGGTAGAGGCGAAAAAATTAAAGGGCACTTATATGTTGCTCGATGAGGCTTCAGTTACCGGAACAGCCAATATTCTAATGGCCGCTGTTCTTGCTGAAGGTAAGACCACGATTTACAATGCAGCTTGTGAGCCGTACTTACAACAACTTTGTAAGATGCTCAACCGTATGGGAGCTAAAATTTCCGGTGTCGGTTCAAACTTGCTTGAAATCGAGGGTGTTGATGAATTGGGTGGTACCGAACATACAATGCTGCCCGATATGATTGAGATTGGCAGTTGGATCGGACTTGCAGCTATGACCAAAAGTGAATTGACTATTAAGAATGTCAGTTGGGACGACTTAGGTCAAATTCCTACAGTTTTTAGAAAATTGGGTATTCAGTTGGAGCGTAAAGGTGATGACATCTTTATACCAAAGCACAAAGATGGGTACGAAATACAGAATTACATCGACGGTTCTATTTTAACTATTGCCGATGCCCCTTGGCCAGGACTCACCCCTGACCTCTTGAGTATAATTTTAGTAGTTGCGACCCAAGCTAAAGGCGAAGTACTTATACACCAAAAGATGTTTGAAAGCCGTTTATTCTTTGTAGATAAGCTTTTAGATATGGGGGCTAAGGTAATATTGTGCGACCCTCATAGAGCTACAGTAATCGGTCATGATTTCAAGTCGACCTTGAAAGCGACAACTATGACTTCACCCGATATTAGGGCGGGGGTTTCTCTTTTAATTGCTGCACTTTCGGCAAAAGGTACTTCTACCATTCACAATATTGAACAAATAGATCGAGGGTATGAAGATATCGATACGCGCCTAAGAGCAATAGGTGCGAGAATTACTCGTGTTTAA
- a CDS encoding catechol 2,3-dioxygenase-like lactoylglutathione lyase family enzyme, translating into MKKAYVLLLFITVVSQTVSSQSFDFTIDHFALVVDDSEVSADFYANILRLEETPHPDKAPGFRWFIVSGSSQIHLIEKEFAPFEENKSMHLCLSTQDLDGMISHLENNDIAYSDWPGKKNAVTLRSDGVRQIYLQDPDGYWIEINTAEH; encoded by the coding sequence ATGAAAAAAGCATATGTTCTACTATTATTCATCACTGTCGTTTCTCAAACTGTCTCATCTCAATCATTTGATTTTACAATTGATCATTTTGCATTAGTCGTTGATGATTCTGAAGTTAGCGCAGATTTTTATGCCAACATTTTAAGGTTAGAAGAGACTCCACACCCTGACAAAGCCCCGGGATTTCGTTGGTTTATCGTGAGTGGCAGCTCGCAAATACACTTGATCGAAAAAGAATTTGCACCCTTCGAAGAGAACAAATCAATGCACCTATGTTTATCGACCCAAGATTTAGATGGCATGATTTCGCATTTAGAAAATAATGATATTGCTTACTCAGACTGGCCGGGAAAAAAGAACGCTGTAACCCTTCGGTCCGATGGTGTTCGACAGATATATTTACAAGATCCTGATGGGTATTGGATAGAAATCAACACCGCTGAACACTAA
- a CDS encoding deoxyribodipyrimidine photo-lyase — protein MDYGTGNWSRWRAFDPEYQLNKSRFHSKSYYFSIMKDKISIFWFRRDLRLDDNVGFLASLKGDNPVMPIFIFDTEILENLSERDARITFIHDSLQEMRKELQNKHDSSIALYVGNPKSVFENLVSDYEIQFVYTNHDYEPYAKKRDQEIFDFLGENDIEFKTFKDQVIFEKDEVVKDDGDPYIVYTPYKNKWKEHFNADEHLNIHYTSQYLGHLVKNTRLPNLSLSDIGFKKSSIKITDYDVTPTLINNYEDTRNFPAIESGTSRLGPHLRFGTVSVRKMVKKAIAEKNEVFWSELIWREFFMQILYHYPKTVNEAFKKKYDRIEWRNNEAEFEKWKKGETGFKLVDAGMRQLNETGYMHNRVRMLVASFLCKHLLIDWRWGEAYFAEKLLDYEMSSNVGNWQWAAGSGVDAAPYFRIFNPMTQVDKFDKNRKYISEWIPEHDTDDYFDKMVDHKEARERCLKTYKQAVS, from the coding sequence ATGGATTACGGGACAGGTAATTGGAGTCGATGGAGGGCTTTCGACCCTGAATATCAATTAAACAAATCAAGATTTCATTCTAAATCTTATTACTTTTCAATAATGAAAGATAAAATTTCTATTTTTTGGTTTCGACGTGACCTAAGACTTGATGATAATGTTGGTTTTCTAGCTTCTCTCAAAGGTGATAATCCGGTAATGCCCATTTTCATTTTTGATACTGAGATTCTCGAGAACCTCTCTGAGAGGGATGCACGTATAACTTTCATACACGATAGCCTCCAAGAAATGCGTAAAGAACTTCAAAACAAACATGATAGTTCCATAGCCCTATATGTGGGTAACCCTAAAAGTGTTTTTGAAAATTTAGTATCAGATTATGAGATACAGTTCGTTTATACCAATCACGATTATGAACCTTACGCTAAGAAGAGAGACCAAGAAATATTCGATTTTCTAGGTGAGAATGACATCGAATTCAAGACTTTTAAGGATCAAGTAATCTTTGAAAAAGATGAAGTAGTCAAAGATGATGGCGACCCTTATATTGTTTATACACCATACAAAAATAAGTGGAAAGAGCATTTTAATGCTGACGAACATTTGAACATTCATTATACCAGTCAATATTTAGGTCATTTAGTAAAAAATACCCGACTACCAAACTTAAGTTTGAGCGATATCGGTTTTAAAAAATCGTCTATTAAAATAACTGATTATGATGTTACCCCTACCCTAATCAACAATTATGAAGATACCAGAAATTTTCCGGCAATAGAGAGTGGCACCTCCCGCTTAGGACCACATTTAAGGTTCGGAACGGTATCCGTTAGAAAAATGGTCAAAAAGGCGATTGCCGAAAAGAACGAAGTTTTCTGGAGTGAACTGATATGGCGTGAATTTTTTATGCAGATACTTTATCACTATCCCAAAACGGTCAACGAGGCTTTCAAGAAAAAGTACGACCGTATAGAGTGGAGAAATAACGAAGCCGAATTTGAAAAATGGAAGAAAGGTGAAACGGGATTTAAATTAGTGGATGCCGGTATGCGCCAATTGAACGAAACAGGGTATATGCACAATAGAGTACGGATGCTAGTGGCCAGCTTTCTATGCAAGCATCTTTTAATCGATTGGCGATGGGGCGAAGCTTATTTTGCCGAAAAACTTTTAGACTATGAGATGAGTAGTAATGTTGGTAATTGGCAATGGGCTGCCGGAAGTGGTGTAGACGCCGCACCTTACTTTCGTATTTTTAACCCTATGACCCAAGTTGATAAATTTGATAAGAATAGAAAATACATTTCTGAGTGGATTCCAGAACATGATACCGATGACTATTTCGATAAAATGGTCGACCATAAAGAAGCCCGTGAGCGCTGTCTTAAAACATATAAACAAGCAGTAAGTTAA
- a CDS encoding NAD(P)-dependent dehydrogenase (short-subunit alcohol dehydrogenase family) produces the protein MKKNILVIGGSQGIGFSLINLLKNDYNLFVFSRTVGQLSTGDITHIQFDVLNDDLETNLLPESLDGFVYCPGSINLKPFKMMSHDTFEKDMRINFFAMVKVLKGIVSKLSNGSSLVFFSTVAVASGMPYHTSIAAAKGALEGFVKSFAAEHAPKIRANIIAPSLVDTPLSSRFLSSDKKRAQMAERHPLKKIGSPNDIAAMAKFLLDDESKWITGQVIGVDGGLSTLNIN, from the coding sequence ATGAAAAAGAATATTCTAGTTATTGGAGGTTCACAAGGCATTGGGTTTTCTCTAATCAATTTGCTTAAGAATGATTACAATCTCTTCGTTTTTTCAAGAACTGTAGGGCAACTTTCTACCGGTGATATCACCCATATACAATTTGACGTGTTAAATGACGATTTAGAAACTAATCTGTTACCCGAAAGTTTAGATGGTTTTGTTTACTGCCCAGGCAGCATCAATCTCAAGCCTTTCAAGATGATGTCACATGATACGTTTGAAAAAGATATGCGTATTAATTTCTTCGCAATGGTCAAGGTGCTGAAAGGCATTGTTTCTAAATTATCTAACGGATCTAGTTTGGTTTTCTTTAGTACAGTAGCCGTTGCTAGCGGCATGCCATATCATACCAGTATTGCTGCAGCCAAAGGGGCACTTGAAGGTTTCGTAAAATCATTTGCTGCCGAACATGCACCAAAAATTAGGGCGAATATAATTGCTCCATCTTTGGTAGATACTCCACTATCAAGTCGTTTTTTGAGTAGTGACAAGAAGAGAGCGCAAATGGCAGAACGCCACCCCTTGAAGAAAATTGGCAGCCCAAACGATATAGCCGCCATGGCCAAATTTCTATTAGATGACGAGAGCAAATGGATTACGGGACAGGTAATTGGAGTCGATGGAGGGCTTTCGACCCTGAATATCAATTAA
- a CDS encoding ligand-binding SRPBCC domain-containing protein codes for MKLYRLYSKQSLPISKKEAWEFLSNPNNLKVITPDHMGFNILSGGDRPMFPGQIIQYKVSPFPLYSTKWVTEITHVKEGEYFVDEQRFGPYSLWHHKHFIKEINGGVEMEDIIDYKLPFGILGQIAHPIFVKNQLKQIFFYREQKLTQLFGTMPNRVKEFKMSST; via the coding sequence ATGAAGTTATATCGTTTGTATTCTAAACAATCGCTTCCCATTTCAAAAAAAGAAGCCTGGGAATTTTTATCGAACCCCAATAACCTGAAGGTCATCACACCAGACCACATGGGTTTTAATATTCTTTCCGGTGGCGATAGACCTATGTTTCCCGGCCAAATAATTCAATACAAAGTTTCACCCTTCCCTCTATATTCTACCAAATGGGTAACTGAAATTACCCACGTTAAAGAAGGCGAATATTTTGTCGATGAGCAACGTTTTGGTCCTTACTCCCTTTGGCACCATAAACACTTTATCAAAGAGATTAATGGTGGTGTAGAGATGGAAGATATAATTGACTACAAATTGCCGTTCGGCATTCTAGGTCAAATAGCTCATCCTATATTCGTTAAGAATCAATTGAAACAAATATTCTTTTATCGTGAACAAAAGCTGACTCAATTATTCGGTACTATGCCTAATCGTGTGAAAGAGTTTAAAATGAGCTCTACATAG